The proteins below are encoded in one region of Armatimonadota bacterium:
- a CDS encoding HAD family hydrolase, with amino-acid sequence MLRAIIFDLDGTLGNTLPVVFAALNAVFRRHLGRTFTDEEITRMFGPNEQGIIQRLVPSDHAAAYAEFLEEYDSAHSSCTAPLPGIPEALAALRDRGVMLGIVTGKGPESADISLRHLGIGGLFDAVRAGSVHGDRKPGIILEMLHEWGLRPDQAAYVGDSVSDIESARAAGVTALAAAWAATADTDRLRACNPDELFVSVPELMEWVLGRLGDT; translated from the coding sequence GTGTTACGCGCGATAATCTTCGATCTTGACGGTACGCTGGGCAACACGTTGCCCGTCGTTTTCGCCGCCCTGAACGCCGTATTCAGGCGGCACCTTGGCCGCACTTTCACCGATGAAGAAATCACCCGGATGTTCGGCCCTAACGAGCAGGGAATCATTCAGCGACTGGTGCCAAGTGATCACGCGGCCGCGTACGCGGAGTTCCTGGAGGAATACGACTCCGCGCACAGTTCTTGCACCGCACCGCTACCCGGTATTCCCGAGGCTCTAGCGGCTCTTCGGGATCGCGGCGTGATGCTCGGCATTGTGACGGGCAAGGGTCCGGAGAGCGCCGATATATCTCTGCGCCACCTGGGGATCGGTGGTCTATTCGATGCCGTACGGGCAGGGTCGGTCCACGGAGACCGCAAACCGGGAATCATCCTGGAAATGCTGCACGAATGGGGCCTCAGACCGGACCAAGCGGCATACGTTGGCGACTCGGTATCCGACATCGAGTCCGCCCGCGCAGCTGGGGTGACAGCCCTGGCGGCGGCATGGGCAGCCACCGCGGACACAGACAGGCTGCGCGCCTGCAATCCGGATGAATTGTTCGTCTCGGTCCCTGAGTTGATGGAGTGGGTTCTCGGACGCCTCGGAGATACCTGA
- a CDS encoding SGNH/GDSL hydrolase family protein, with the protein MTPHIEKDAVVLFQGDSITDAGRNREDPNDLGRGYALFTAAWFRANHPELNVKFLNRGIGGNTIRDLDARWEADCIELKPTWLSVLVGINDAAGRYHHDRVISIEEFEGTYRRLLQKAVDTSLKGIVLIEPFVLPTDPSRVQWREDLDPKIEAVRRLARDFEAPLIPTDGLFAQVSARTSLEYWMPDGVHPTPAGHALMAQAWLRAVGAF; encoded by the coding sequence ATGACACCGCATATCGAGAAGGACGCGGTCGTCCTCTTCCAGGGCGACAGCATCACCGACGCAGGGCGGAACCGCGAGGACCCGAACGACCTCGGACGGGGCTACGCGCTCTTCACTGCCGCATGGTTTCGCGCGAACCACCCCGAGTTGAACGTGAAGTTCCTCAACCGCGGGATCGGCGGCAACACTATACGCGACCTCGACGCCCGCTGGGAGGCCGACTGCATCGAACTGAAGCCGACGTGGCTATCGGTGCTCGTGGGCATCAACGACGCGGCCGGGCGATATCATCATGACCGCGTCATCAGTATCGAGGAGTTCGAGGGCACTTACCGCCGCCTCCTTCAGAAAGCGGTGGACACGTCCCTCAAGGGCATCGTCCTGATCGAGCCGTTCGTACTGCCGACGGATCCGAGCCGCGTTCAATGGCGCGAGGATCTCGACCCGAAGATCGAGGCCGTCAGGCGACTCGCCAGGGATTTCGAGGCGCCGCTGATCCCAACGGACGGGCTTTTCGCGCAGGTATCAGCCCGAACATCGCTGGAGTACTGGATGCCGGACGGCGTCCACCCCACCCCGGCGGGGCACGCACTGATGGCTCAGGCATGGCTCAGAGCGGTTGGAGCCTTCTGA
- a CDS encoding HAD family hydrolase gives MYRVAAFDLDGTLLRSDSTLSGRTLKALQACHSHGMRLVIATGRSPKTAALVIPDGFTPSCWVCYNGAEIWNGGGRIAQNAMDVETAKEIVSVVRSLCPQVRLYAGIDDVLYTEAERDPAIFTQVGDLHSVIDRPVAKIAFDKVQTIDEDLLRRHLPRSCRFIITCGNRLGEIMTPTATKAWGVSTAARNWDLGIRDAIAFGDETNDVEMIFESGLGVAMANAHPEVKEAADHITASNDEDGVAQVLEGLLTGEVTTKNRPVGHDRHVQAEAGGNR, from the coding sequence GTGTATCGGGTAGCCGCATTCGACCTTGACGGGACTCTGCTGAGGAGCGACAGCACGCTATCGGGCAGGACGCTGAAGGCGCTGCAAGCATGCCACTCCCACGGTATGAGACTCGTGATCGCGACCGGTCGATCGCCGAAGACCGCAGCCCTGGTGATTCCTGACGGCTTCACCCCGTCATGCTGGGTGTGCTATAACGGCGCTGAGATATGGAACGGCGGAGGACGGATCGCGCAGAACGCGATGGACGTCGAAACCGCGAAGGAGATCGTGAGCGTCGTGCGGTCGCTTTGTCCTCAGGTACGCCTCTACGCTGGGATTGACGACGTCCTCTACACTGAGGCTGAGAGAGACCCTGCGATCTTCACGCAGGTCGGCGACCTGCACAGTGTTATCGACCGCCCGGTCGCCAAAATCGCCTTCGACAAGGTGCAGACGATCGACGAGGACTTGCTCAGGCGGCATCTCCCCCGCTCATGCCGATTCATCATCACTTGCGGCAATCGCCTCGGTGAGATCATGACCCCAACTGCGACGAAGGCGTGGGGCGTGAGCACCGCTGCGCGCAACTGGGATCTGGGTATCCGCGACGCAATCGCATTCGGCGATGAGACGAACGACGTGGAGATGATCTTCGAGAGCGGCCTCGGCGTGGCGATGGCAAACGCGCATCCCGAAGTGAAGGAGGCGGCCGACCACATCACTGCCTCAAACGACGAGGATGGTGTGGCGCAGGTGCTCGAAGGTCTTCTCACGGGAGAGGTGACCACCAAGAACCGGCCAGTCGGACATGACCGGCATGTCCAGGCGGAAGCAGGAGGCAACAGATGA
- a CDS encoding DUF1648 domain-containing protein, which translates to MAKKKNGGGNTESAVATEPVATRVGYRIAVWVIVLGLLAQFIMAFIVYPRLPQEIPSGWTGSAQPYNTVPKSVVFAMFPGFQMVILLVALFSPKDSEDQRVMQTGNVVTLVILALIFTALQASAFFINRP; encoded by the coding sequence ATGGCAAAGAAGAAGAACGGTGGGGGCAACACGGAATCGGCAGTCGCGACGGAGCCGGTGGCGACTCGCGTCGGCTACCGGATCGCCGTGTGGGTGATCGTGCTCGGACTGCTGGCGCAGTTCATCATGGCCTTCATCGTCTATCCGCGACTGCCGCAGGAGATTCCGTCCGGCTGGACCGGCTCGGCGCAACCCTACAACACCGTGCCGAAGTCAGTGGTGTTCGCCATGTTTCCCGGCTTCCAGATGGTGATCCTGTTGGTGGCGTTGTTCTCGCCGAAGGATTCGGAGGACCAACGTGTTATGCAGACCGGAAACGTGGTGACACTCGTTATCCTTGCGCTGATCTTCACCGCGCTTCAGGCATCAGCGTTCTTCATCAATCGCCCGTGA
- a CDS encoding DUF2961 domain-containing protein yields MRTALLTALCIFSLTLVWAQAPGLVPHLDSLYRLQDGETKQANALWGENPKEMQFGEGKTKVVIADVKGPGIITMIHFALPQAMRLNRDTILRIYWDGERIPSVESPLVDFFCDPNGALDRVETVLTNKKRGWNCYFPMPFAKSARVEVEMDNARYPSGSWSANPCYSYVIYRTIKSLPADAAYFHATWRQESLLLGSEDYKAAEMRGRGQFIGWNCTVRAPANPAIWYPVDENVKFYVDGETEPSIEWQGIEDSFGFSWGFPEQANGFQYTGYQPYYNGAAAYRFTLNDRITFKKSLAMTVGFGKNEHPMFREVFSKPENPLEFSSVAYWYQTEPHKSFRSLPIARNRRPSGLAETQGGHEDGETLVLMCGKMNGEDQYLADGWDFIFRRGYSFEGSPWTSDIKHCWADPESLEFDITCPKRVSGTLRLYILDGDNFQGGRRQSVSVAGRMIGEYEGFQTGKWVEVPISAADTSRGRIAVVMKNLKPGANAVVSIVRFKIP; encoded by the coding sequence ATGCGAACCGCTTTGCTCACCGCCCTGTGCATATTCTCCCTGACGTTGGTGTGGGCGCAGGCACCCGGCCTCGTGCCGCATCTGGATTCGCTGTATCGCCTCCAGGACGGTGAGACGAAGCAGGCCAACGCGCTCTGGGGCGAAAACCCCAAGGAGATGCAGTTCGGCGAGGGCAAGACAAAGGTTGTCATCGCCGACGTGAAGGGCCCAGGGATCATCACCATGATCCACTTTGCTCTCCCGCAGGCCATGCGCCTCAACCGCGACACCATCCTTCGCATCTACTGGGACGGCGAGAGAATCCCGAGCGTCGAGTCGCCGCTTGTTGATTTCTTCTGCGACCCGAACGGCGCTCTGGACCGAGTGGAGACCGTCCTGACGAACAAGAAGCGGGGATGGAACTGCTACTTCCCGATGCCGTTCGCTAAGTCGGCGCGAGTCGAGGTCGAGATGGACAATGCTCGCTATCCGAGTGGCTCGTGGAGTGCCAATCCATGCTACAGCTATGTTATCTACCGCACAATCAAGTCGCTCCCAGCCGATGCCGCATACTTCCACGCCACCTGGCGGCAAGAGTCGCTTCTCCTCGGCAGCGAGGACTACAAGGCGGCCGAGATGCGGGGCAGGGGACAGTTCATCGGCTGGAACTGCACCGTCCGTGCTCCCGCGAACCCCGCGATCTGGTACCCCGTCGATGAGAACGTCAAGTTCTACGTGGATGGCGAGACTGAGCCGTCGATCGAGTGGCAGGGCATCGAGGACTCGTTCGGCTTCAGTTGGGGATTTCCGGAACAGGCTAACGGCTTCCAATACACCGGCTATCAGCCCTACTACAATGGAGCGGCGGCGTACCGGTTCACGCTCAACGACCGCATCACGTTCAAGAAGTCGTTGGCGATGACCGTGGGGTTTGGCAAGAACGAGCATCCGATGTTCCGTGAGGTGTTCTCGAAGCCCGAGAACCCGCTCGAGTTCTCCAGTGTCGCCTACTGGTATCAGACCGAGCCGCACAAGTCATTCCGGTCGCTCCCGATTGCCCGAAATCGCAGGCCGTCTGGTCTGGCCGAGACGCAAGGCGGTCACGAGGACGGCGAGACTCTCGTGCTGATGTGCGGGAAGATGAACGGCGAGGACCAGTACCTGGCCGACGGATGGGATTTCATCTTCCGCAGAGGTTACAGCTTTGAGGGCAGTCCCTGGACGAGCGATATCAAGCACTGCTGGGCCGATCCGGAGTCGCTTGAGTTCGATATCACCTGTCCGAAGCGGGTTTCGGGCACACTGCGCCTCTATATCCTCGACGGTGACAACTTCCAGGGCGGGCGCAGACAATCGGTGTCTGTGGCGGGCAGGATGATCGGCGAATATGAGGGCTTCCAGACCGGCAAGTGGGTCGAAGTGCCGATCTCCGCAGCCGACACCTCTCGAGGCAGAATTGCGGTGGTGATGAAGAACCTGAAACCCGGCGCGAATGCCGTCGTCAGTATAGTTAGGTTCAAGATCCCATAG
- a CDS encoding aldo/keto reductase: MSPKLTRRQFIAGSLAAGAALSASDLSAASVPKIKSLTDRVKLGRTGIEVSYLGFGTGTVGWNKQSNQTRLGTVEFARMIRHAFDQGVNYFDCADIYGSHPYLRASLKGIPRDRYVLESKVWFRTSKDAQAALDRFLQELNTDYIDVLLLHCIDDTNWQADLGQMMDVLEEAKQKKRIRAHGISLHSLDVMKQAAEDPWVDFALCRINPLGVKMDAPTDQVVPVLKRLHEAGKGVTGIKILGEGKIADQREQSLRYVLGLDCVDAVVIGFESKAQVDDILSLGRKALSGW; encoded by the coding sequence ATGTCACCGAAACTCACCAGACGTCAGTTCATTGCTGGATCGCTCGCTGCGGGCGCGGCTCTCTCCGCCAGCGATCTGTCCGCCGCATCCGTCCCGAAGATCAAGTCGCTCACCGACAGGGTTAAGCTCGGCCGCACGGGCATTGAGGTTTCCTATCTGGGGTTCGGCACCGGGACCGTCGGGTGGAACAAGCAGTCGAACCAGACTCGTCTAGGCACGGTCGAGTTTGCTCGCATGATCCGCCATGCCTTCGACCAGGGCGTCAACTACTTCGACTGCGCCGACATCTACGGCAGCCATCCCTATCTCCGAGCCTCTCTGAAGGGTATCCCTCGCGATCGGTATGTGCTCGAGAGCAAGGTATGGTTCCGCACCTCCAAGGACGCTCAGGCCGCGCTCGATCGCTTCCTGCAGGAGCTGAATACCGACTATATTGACGTTCTGCTCCTCCACTGCATTGATGACACCAACTGGCAGGCTGATCTCGGGCAGATGATGGACGTCCTGGAGGAGGCGAAGCAGAAGAAGCGCATCCGGGCGCACGGCATCTCGCTCCACAGTTTGGACGTGATGAAGCAGGCGGCCGAGGATCCGTGGGTGGACTTTGCGCTCTGCCGAATCAATCCGCTCGGTGTGAAGATGGACGCGCCGACGGACCAGGTTGTGCCCGTGCTGAAGAGACTGCACGAGGCGGGCAAAGGTGTCACGGGAATCAAGATTCTTGGCGAGGGCAAGATCGCCGATCAGAGGGAGCAGTCGCTTCGCTACGTCCTCGGTCTCGACTGCGTCGACGCCGTCGTCATCGGATTCGAGTCGAAGGCGCAAGTTGACGATATCCTGAGCCTCGGGCGGAAGGCGCTATCCGGCTGGTAA